Proteins encoded in a region of the Stieleria neptunia genome:
- a CDS encoding serine/threonine-protein kinase, which produces MNQAACFSTEELRRYLLGELPESASDAVAHHIDSCSDCESTISLLDRESDTLVQSLRTPVDQPEPASAYRQAVKSAKSKWRDAASESGIEGVSDAPKLRDYELLEPLARGGMGTVYRARHTRLNRQVALKVLPGRWLRNPAAVARFEREMQAVGSLNHPSIVQATDGGEVDGVHFLVMELVDGFDGGTLASLLGPLPTADACEIARQVAEGMAYVHQQGIIHRDLKPSNLMITRRGDVKVLDLGLARLVDEQLAGDELTTIGQLMGTLDYMSPEQLENSHDVDQCADLYSLGATLYKLLTGDSPHASDLSEPFLSKLRRIASEPAAPLKQRRDDAPDELCELVDGLLARRVEDRPVSMESVAEMLKPFTVSSDLVRRTKEAAKIQKQRRNVIPMNSVDATAALHSDALPPPPAAVASRTRRLLSWAVALLLVISLGLGAVITLETTAGRLVIETASPNVEVRILKAGQVYRELTLSQKPKSLSLGAGEYRIEIISDADGLEIQNGQYTLKRGDTWLAKIVHREPSDQTAPVADSLADSMADASRSLSAGQPTYEGKTLPQWLSLLRTERSADQVDKACKALQKLGSEDDTATVDALLLAVKYHTGSSKPSGSVNTIWSSVQNVLAALDQTVVARAMAESLNDEGQANTPFILRYASDHASLLEPVETDGLVDQIQTIAATPLSSQRISALNAFKAIGSEETTERLLRSALDDAQVGVRLYAANRLIELDAHVAEVVSALREVVLSSDLRSRAQASWLLGEIGPEAKSAVPELVHCVEDQDLAVTLAGVYHTSDGTTSVKDAAIHALGEIGDESVAPLLIEEWNRRAFERRQVTKSELRELNDYGNSATYQPDWVAASIKRLIGRRPNVARRPDRTSVLVWSIDGRTLDIAYRNAFDDRHRRTTAGLSEIAEQLLPISQPFERESARAVIEKASRLPDDEALELEIRMIELLAQFDDPKSVLKSMYRRQSSYAALSIDEADQEFRTKTLQQYQALAIRMIQSQENWKATYAEFLIELLGDRYPGAATSFLDLIDDFAPDKQVEGVVKIFHLIRWLGVDRIADASTDLHRWVQVPVNRAAIRKHLSGDSNRAWLDLVVGIYCWGRDNDLADEIVDQRFAEDSINRFDLFNELITAMNDQPKLSELIIKLFRHPALAEAATEIKRGDQTTIRSLRAVYLSKLLTQIARQHRSTFVPMLRTLAESGVHGESEAAKQLLDQWK; this is translated from the coding sequence ATGAACCAAGCCGCCTGTTTCTCCACCGAAGAACTGCGCCGCTATTTACTGGGCGAGTTGCCCGAGTCGGCTTCGGATGCTGTTGCGCACCACATCGACTCCTGCAGCGATTGCGAATCCACCATCTCGCTGCTGGACCGCGAATCGGACACGCTGGTCCAATCACTACGCACTCCCGTCGACCAACCAGAACCCGCATCAGCGTATCGCCAGGCGGTAAAATCCGCGAAGTCCAAATGGCGCGATGCGGCGTCGGAATCTGGCATCGAAGGCGTCTCCGATGCCCCCAAACTGCGTGATTATGAACTCCTGGAACCGCTCGCCCGCGGCGGCATGGGAACGGTCTATCGCGCCCGTCACACACGGCTCAATCGCCAAGTTGCATTGAAAGTGCTGCCCGGTCGATGGCTGCGAAACCCGGCCGCGGTCGCGCGATTTGAGCGTGAAATGCAGGCCGTCGGATCGCTCAACCATCCGAGCATCGTGCAAGCGACCGACGGTGGCGAAGTGGATGGCGTTCATTTTTTAGTGATGGAGTTGGTCGACGGGTTTGATGGTGGGACGCTGGCGAGTTTGCTGGGGCCGCTGCCGACCGCGGATGCCTGCGAAATCGCCCGTCAGGTTGCCGAGGGCATGGCCTACGTTCATCAGCAAGGGATCATTCACCGCGATCTGAAACCGTCAAACTTAATGATCACGCGAAGGGGTGACGTCAAAGTCTTGGATCTGGGGCTGGCACGACTGGTGGACGAGCAACTGGCCGGTGATGAGTTGACGACGATCGGCCAATTGATGGGGACGCTGGACTACATGTCGCCGGAGCAATTGGAAAACTCGCACGACGTCGATCAATGCGCCGACCTGTACTCTCTGGGGGCGACGCTCTACAAACTGCTTACCGGTGATTCGCCCCACGCCTCGGATCTGAGTGAGCCGTTTTTGTCAAAACTTCGTCGAATTGCGTCCGAACCGGCGGCGCCGCTGAAGCAGCGCCGCGATGACGCGCCGGATGAGTTATGCGAACTGGTCGATGGGTTGTTGGCCCGTCGCGTGGAAGATCGGCCTGTGTCGATGGAATCGGTCGCTGAGATGCTGAAGCCTTTTACGGTTTCCAGCGATCTTGTCCGTCGAACGAAGGAGGCGGCCAAAATTCAGAAACAGCGTCGAAACGTTATTCCGATGAATTCCGTCGACGCGACGGCGGCGCTGCACAGCGATGCGCTGCCACCTCCACCGGCGGCCGTTGCCAGTCGCACCAGACGATTGCTTTCTTGGGCGGTCGCACTCTTACTGGTGATTTCACTTGGTTTGGGAGCCGTCATCACGCTGGAGACGACGGCCGGGCGATTGGTGATCGAGACCGCCTCACCGAACGTCGAAGTCAGGATTCTCAAAGCCGGCCAAGTCTATCGCGAGTTGACGCTCAGTCAAAAACCAAAGTCATTGAGTTTGGGGGCGGGTGAGTATCGGATCGAGATCATCAGTGACGCCGACGGACTAGAGATCCAGAACGGTCAGTACACGCTGAAACGAGGCGACACTTGGCTCGCAAAGATCGTCCATCGCGAGCCGTCTGACCAGACCGCTCCCGTGGCTGATTCACTGGCTGATTCAATGGCCGACGCGTCGAGATCTCTCAGCGCGGGACAGCCGACCTACGAAGGGAAAACGTTGCCCCAGTGGTTATCGCTCTTGCGTACCGAACGGAGTGCGGATCAGGTTGACAAAGCCTGTAAAGCACTGCAAAAACTCGGCTCGGAGGACGACACCGCAACCGTCGATGCCCTGCTGCTTGCGGTAAAGTATCACACCGGGAGTTCCAAACCGAGCGGGAGCGTGAACACGATTTGGTCTTCGGTTCAAAACGTCTTGGCTGCACTCGATCAAACGGTTGTTGCCAGAGCGATGGCCGAATCGCTTAACGACGAGGGTCAAGCGAACACGCCGTTCATCCTCCGGTACGCGTCCGATCACGCCAGTCTTTTGGAGCCGGTTGAAACCGATGGTCTAGTCGATCAGATACAAACCATTGCGGCGACTCCCCTGTCCTCTCAACGAATCAGCGCCTTGAATGCGTTTAAGGCGATCGGTTCGGAAGAAACGACCGAACGATTGTTGCGGTCCGCCCTGGACGATGCCCAGGTTGGTGTTCGGTTGTACGCGGCGAATCGGCTGATCGAGTTGGACGCACACGTTGCGGAAGTCGTCTCGGCGCTCCGTGAGGTTGTGTTGTCCAGTGATCTCAGGAGTCGTGCGCAGGCAAGCTGGCTGTTGGGAGAAATCGGTCCGGAAGCAAAATCCGCTGTGCCGGAACTGGTCCATTGTGTCGAAGATCAGGATCTCGCGGTCACTCTCGCTGGTGTCTACCACACTTCCGACGGCACAACGAGTGTCAAAGATGCCGCGATTCACGCTCTCGGAGAGATTGGTGACGAATCGGTTGCTCCGTTGCTGATTGAAGAATGGAATCGGCGAGCATTCGAACGTCGACAAGTGACCAAATCAGAATTGCGGGAGCTGAATGATTACGGCAATTCGGCGACCTACCAACCCGACTGGGTCGCCGCATCGATCAAAAGGTTGATCGGCCGACGCCCGAACGTCGCTAGACGTCCCGATCGGACAAGCGTGCTCGTGTGGTCCATCGACGGACGAACGCTTGACATTGCATATCGTAACGCGTTCGATGATCGCCACCGCCGAACGACGGCAGGTCTGTCGGAGATCGCGGAACAGCTGCTGCCCATTTCACAACCGTTCGAACGTGAAAGTGCACGTGCGGTCATCGAAAAGGCCAGTCGCCTTCCCGATGACGAAGCACTTGAACTTGAAATCCGCATGATCGAGTTGCTCGCTCAGTTCGACGATCCAAAATCGGTATTGAAGTCCATGTATCGCCGTCAATCGTCGTATGCCGCATTGAGTATAGACGAAGCGGACCAGGAATTTCGAACGAAGACACTTCAGCAATACCAAGCACTCGCAATCCGGATGATTCAGTCACAAGAGAACTGGAAAGCAACCTATGCAGAATTTCTGATCGAACTTCTGGGCGACCGTTACCCGGGTGCCGCAACGTCCTTCCTAGATCTGATCGACGACTTCGCGCCAGACAAGCAAGTCGAGGGCGTTGTCAAAATCTTCCACCTGATTCGATGGCTCGGAGTGGATCGTATTGCGGATGCATCGACGGATCTTCACCGTTGGGTCCAAGTGCCTGTCAATCGCGCGGCAATTCGAAAGCATTTAAGTGGTGACAGCAATCGCGCATGGCTTGACCTGGTGGTCGGAATCTATTGCTGGGGCAGAGACAACGATTTGGCGGATGAAATCGTCGATCAACGCTTTGCGGAAGATTCGATCAACCGGTTTGATTTGTTTAACGAGCTGATCACGGCGATGAACGATCAACCCAAACTGTCTGAGCTGATCATCAAACTCTTTCGTCACCCCGCCCTGGCCGAGGCGGCAACGGAGATCAAGAGGGGCGATCAGACGACGATTCGTTCGTTGCGAGCAGTCTACCTTTCCAAACTCTTGACGCAGATCGCCAGGCAGCATCGATCCACTTTTGTGCCGATGCTCAGAACGCTGGCCGAATCGGGCGTCCATGGAGAATCCGAGGCCGCGAAACAGTTGCTTGATCAATGGAAATAG
- a CDS encoding PSD1 and planctomycete cytochrome C domain-containing protein — MYSHRQDFASCLTRTSRLSCYAVGLGILFLATCLPAVGAPVPQDKTATSSEQEEFFETKVRPLLVQHCVECHGPEDQSGELRLDRQDHFKRGGGSGPVVVPGDVKASRLIRAIGYRDNGLQMPPDSKLPEEAIRVLSDWVRSGASWPEEAIETDQTVSMSPEEHIEAQRRSHWSYQPIATTPPPSIADLVARVGQDQVDAFGGDGMTAIDRFVLARLSDGGLAPNPRADRRTLIHRAYHALLGLPPTYEQVQAFVADEQPDAFARLVDRLLENPHYGERWARHWLDIARYGDTKGYLAGNRETRYPYAFTYRDYVIDAFNRDKPFDQFVIEQLAADQLDLTGEARSALAAMGFLTVGRRFMNRKHDIIDDQIDVVTRGFLGMSVACARCHDHKFDAIPTADYYSLYGVFASSEEPSELPLLGDPQSTPEYEAFLKAKAEKQQEVDKWVEERRQGIENELRSRVADYLVYIAKSLPQYSKGKVQPQGKRGALRLPASRRWQQYLVNANASPHPVWELLRQLAALPLDEFAAKSATLLDQAATATETTEGQEPANPIPQRLLDSLREAQPTSLPEAAQVFGDVLEAVYAQWIEARKADESLERLPDAGDETLRQVLWSADAPTTLDSGQAIAHLDQAERGKYNQLLGGVNGVSVTHPGAPPRGMVMFDKPKPVEPVIFRRGVPGNRGDRVPRRFLQVLSHVDGGKPFEQGSGRLELAQAIADPENPLTARVIVNRVWQHQFGEGLVRTPSDFGIRGELPTHPDLLDDLAAGLIADGWSIKRLQRRIMLSATWQQSSDTRPAAIETDPENRLLWHMPRRRMDFEPLRDRLLSVAGRLDESVGGRSVMIHQDATRRALYAYIDREDLPGLLASFDLPSPDASQAKRAKTTVPQQALYLMNSGFVIEQAKALAERSEAERSKAEPEGPTGDDTEQVATDRTAERIKRLYRLALARDPAPAELQVTLEFVTPGSEATLDPWVQLAQVLLLSNEFAFVD, encoded by the coding sequence GTGTATTCTCATCGCCAGGATTTTGCCTCCTGCCTGACCCGCACCAGTCGATTGAGTTGCTACGCGGTCGGTTTGGGGATTCTGTTTCTTGCCACGTGCCTTCCCGCCGTCGGCGCCCCTGTGCCGCAAGACAAGACCGCAACCTCGTCCGAGCAAGAGGAATTCTTTGAGACCAAGGTGCGTCCGCTGTTGGTGCAGCATTGCGTCGAGTGCCATGGACCGGAGGACCAGTCGGGTGAACTGAGACTGGATCGCCAAGACCATTTCAAACGTGGCGGTGGCAGCGGACCGGTTGTGGTTCCCGGTGATGTCAAGGCAAGTCGGCTGATCCGTGCGATCGGCTATCGAGACAACGGCTTGCAAATGCCGCCGGACAGCAAGTTGCCCGAGGAAGCGATTCGCGTGCTGTCCGATTGGGTTCGCAGCGGGGCGTCTTGGCCGGAAGAAGCGATCGAAACAGATCAGACGGTCAGCATGTCGCCGGAGGAGCACATCGAAGCTCAACGACGCTCGCATTGGTCCTACCAACCGATCGCAACCACGCCGCCGCCATCGATCGCGGATCTGGTAGCGCGAGTGGGTCAAGACCAGGTGGACGCCTTTGGTGGCGATGGCATGACGGCGATCGACCGTTTCGTGCTGGCACGGTTGTCCGACGGCGGACTGGCGCCGAACCCGCGAGCCGATCGCCGCACCCTGATTCATCGGGCTTACCACGCGCTGTTGGGACTGCCACCGACCTATGAACAGGTCCAGGCATTCGTAGCGGACGAGCAGCCTGATGCCTTTGCCCGTCTTGTCGATCGTCTATTGGAGAACCCGCACTATGGAGAACGCTGGGCGCGGCACTGGTTGGACATCGCCCGCTACGGGGACACGAAAGGCTACTTGGCCGGAAACAGGGAAACGCGATACCCGTATGCGTTTACCTATCGCGATTACGTGATCGATGCCTTCAACCGCGACAAGCCTTTTGACCAATTTGTGATCGAGCAGCTTGCCGCCGACCAACTGGATCTGACCGGTGAGGCCCGCAGCGCGCTGGCGGCGATGGGGTTCTTGACCGTCGGTCGGCGTTTCATGAACCGCAAACACGACATCATCGATGACCAAATCGACGTGGTCACCCGAGGTTTTCTCGGCATGAGCGTCGCCTGCGCCCGCTGCCACGACCACAAGTTCGATGCGATCCCGACGGCCGACTACTACTCGCTGTACGGCGTCTTCGCCAGTTCCGAAGAACCGTCCGAGTTGCCGCTTCTTGGCGATCCACAATCCACTCCGGAATACGAGGCGTTCCTCAAAGCAAAGGCAGAAAAACAGCAAGAGGTCGACAAGTGGGTCGAAGAGCGACGCCAAGGAATCGAAAACGAACTGCGTTCACGCGTCGCCGACTATCTGGTTTACATCGCCAAGTCGCTGCCCCAATACAGCAAGGGGAAGGTGCAGCCCCAAGGGAAACGGGGGGCGTTGCGTTTGCCGGCCTCGCGGCGATGGCAACAGTATCTGGTCAACGCCAACGCATCGCCGCATCCCGTCTGGGAACTGCTTCGTCAACTGGCCGCACTGCCGCTGGATGAGTTTGCCGCGAAGTCGGCCACACTCTTGGACCAAGCCGCGACGGCGACGGAAACGACAGAAGGGCAGGAACCGGCGAATCCGATCCCTCAACGCTTGCTTGATTCGTTGCGCGAGGCACAGCCGACATCCTTGCCCGAGGCGGCGCAGGTGTTCGGTGATGTGTTGGAAGCGGTCTATGCCCAATGGATCGAAGCACGCAAAGCAGATGAGAGTCTGGAACGCTTGCCCGACGCCGGTGACGAAACGTTACGCCAGGTTTTGTGGTCCGCCGACGCACCGACCACCCTGGACAGCGGCCAGGCGATCGCACATTTGGATCAGGCCGAGCGTGGCAAATACAACCAATTGCTCGGCGGCGTGAACGGGGTCAGCGTCACGCATCCGGGCGCCCCGCCGCGTGGGATGGTGATGTTCGACAAGCCCAAGCCGGTCGAACCGGTGATCTTTCGCCGCGGCGTGCCCGGCAATCGAGGCGATCGCGTCCCGCGACGATTTTTGCAGGTCTTGTCGCACGTCGATGGCGGCAAGCCCTTTGAACAGGGAAGCGGGCGTCTGGAATTGGCTCAAGCGATTGCCGACCCGGAAAATCCGCTGACCGCACGGGTGATCGTCAATCGCGTCTGGCAACACCAATTCGGCGAAGGCCTCGTCCGCACGCCGAGTGACTTTGGGATTCGCGGTGAACTGCCGACGCACCCGGATCTGCTGGACGACCTTGCGGCAGGGCTGATCGCCGACGGCTGGTCAATCAAGCGTCTGCAACGCCGCATCATGCTCTCGGCAACCTGGCAACAGTCCAGCGACACGCGTCCTGCCGCGATTGAAACAGACCCCGAAAACCGACTGCTGTGGCACATGCCGCGACGGCGGATGGATTTTGAACCGCTGCGTGATCGATTGTTGTCGGTCGCCGGACGGTTGGATGAATCGGTGGGCGGGCGATCCGTCATGATCCACCAGGATGCCACGCGTCGCGCCCTGTACGCCTACATCGATCGCGAAGACTTGCCCGGACTGCTGGCCAGCTTTGATCTTCCCAGCCCCGATGCCAGTCAAGCCAAACGCGCCAAAACAACCGTTCCGCAACAAGCACTTTACCTGATGAATTCCGGATTCGTCATCGAGCAGGCCAAAGCGTTGGCGGAACGCAGCGAAGCGGAACGCAGCAAAGCGGAACCGGAAGGCCCGACCGGCGACGATACCGAACAAGTCGCCACCGACCGCACGGCCGAACGTATCAAGCGACTGTATCGACTCGCCTTGGCTCGCGACCCGGCACCGGCCGAATTGCAGGTGACGCTTGAATTTGTCACCCCTGGATCAGAGGCCACGTTGGATCCCTGGGTTCAACTCGCGCAAGTTTTGCTCCTGAGCAACGAGTTCGCGTTTGTCGATTAA
- a CDS encoding alkaline phosphatase D family protein — protein sequence MFKPLALASLISIVLSPLSVSADADSSAAVTRVVFGSCIKQDQPAPIFSAMAAERAELLLFTGDNIYADTEDMAVMRNKYQTLSQKSGFASLIDSGTVMATWDDHDFGVNDGGADYPKRAESQKQFLDFWNIPADSPLRRRPGVYDSQTFGPEGKRLQVILLDTRYFRSPLKKGERRVGGPYYPDDDAEKTMLGDAQWRWLEEQFRQPADVRLIVSSIQFVAQDAGQECWANLPLERDRMLNLIRDTRANGVVFISGDRHWSEVSALAEKTPYPIYDITCSSLNQLHPRGTPTDNRYRVSESTYHRENYGLLAIDWQGDAPTLAFEIRDLGGQRVITKKLTLANLSN from the coding sequence ATGTTCAAGCCCCTCGCTCTGGCCTCGTTGATTTCCATCGTCCTGTCTCCGCTCTCCGTTTCCGCAGACGCCGATTCATCAGCCGCGGTCACACGCGTCGTTTTTGGTTCCTGTATCAAACAAGACCAGCCCGCGCCGATCTTTTCGGCCATGGCGGCCGAGCGGGCTGAACTGCTGCTGTTTACCGGCGACAATATTTATGCCGACACCGAGGACATGGCGGTGATGCGGAACAAGTACCAGACGTTGTCTCAGAAGTCGGGCTTTGCGTCACTGATCGATTCTGGCACGGTCATGGCGACCTGGGATGATCATGATTTTGGCGTCAACGACGGAGGCGCCGACTATCCCAAACGCGCGGAATCTCAGAAGCAGTTCCTCGATTTTTGGAACATCCCGGCCGACTCGCCGCTGCGTCGGCGGCCGGGCGTCTACGACTCCCAAACCTTCGGCCCCGAAGGAAAGCGTTTGCAAGTCATTTTGCTGGACACGCGTTACTTTCGATCTCCATTGAAGAAGGGCGAGCGACGTGTCGGCGGTCCTTATTACCCTGACGACGATGCGGAAAAGACGATGCTCGGTGACGCCCAATGGCGGTGGCTGGAGGAACAGTTCCGTCAGCCCGCCGACGTCCGGCTGATCGTTTCCAGCATTCAATTCGTTGCCCAGGACGCCGGCCAGGAATGTTGGGCGAATTTGCCGCTGGAACGCGATCGGATGTTGAACCTGATCCGTGACACCCGAGCAAACGGAGTCGTTTTCATCAGCGGCGACCGGCACTGGTCGGAGGTGTCAGCGCTGGCCGAGAAAACGCCCTACCCGATCTATGACATCACCTGCAGCAGTTTGAATCAGCTTCACCCACGTGGCACGCCTACCGACAATCGCTATCGGGTCAGCGAGTCGACCTACCACCGCGAAAACTACGGTCTGCTGGCGATCGATTGGCAGGGCGACGCTCCGACGCTGGCATTTGAGATTCGTGATCTCGGGGGGCAACGTGTCATCACCAAAAAATTGACACTGGCGAATCTGTCAAACTAA
- a CDS encoding RNA polymerase sigma factor — protein sequence MPPAPQNDSSSGQTSLTLVGRVQADDQAAWQRLVDLYGPLIFSWGCRGGLSVEDAADVMQEVFTSVAKAIRRFDPAARGRFRGWLWTITRNKIRDHHRTSEAKARGGDTAFGELAEYPDQLPEQWDDDASDVTRHEVRALYHRAMELIRTDFQPHTWQAFFLSVVEEMPTADVAERLSMSPNQVRQAKSRVLRRLRLELADHE from the coding sequence ATGCCTCCCGCCCCACAAAACGATTCCTCCTCTGGTCAAACTTCGTTGACCCTGGTCGGTCGCGTTCAAGCGGATGACCAGGCCGCGTGGCAGCGACTTGTCGACCTGTATGGTCCGTTGATCTTCTCGTGGGGTTGTCGCGGCGGATTGTCCGTTGAAGACGCGGCGGATGTGATGCAAGAAGTTTTCACGTCGGTTGCCAAAGCGATTCGGCGCTTCGATCCGGCGGCTCGTGGACGCTTTCGCGGTTGGCTGTGGACGATCACACGCAACAAAATTCGCGACCATCACCGCACATCCGAAGCCAAAGCACGCGGCGGCGACACGGCCTTCGGCGAATTGGCTGAATACCCCGACCAGCTTCCCGAACAGTGGGATGACGATGCGTCCGACGTGACACGTCACGAAGTCCGGGCGTTGTATCATCGCGCGATGGAGCTGATTCGCACTGATTTTCAGCCGCACACGTGGCAGGCCTTCTTTTTGTCGGTCGTCGAAGAAATGCCGACAGCCGACGTCGCCGAACGCTTGAGCATGTCCCCGAATCAAGTGCGACAAGCCAAATCCCGGGTGCTGCGGCGGCTAAGGCTGGAATTGGCAGATCATGAATGA
- a CDS encoding N,N-dimethylformamidase beta subunit family domain-containing protein, with the protein MVKTTFRLMIWATMMFGVLNQCNAEQMPPAEPYVFGYTDQLSYVAGESVAFHLSSSQPRVDLTITRVGAQREQVHREVGVACAAHPIPDRASSDGCNWPTAWTLTVPDDWKTGYYEVAMKSGDDDDVRGSLFFVVRAGDSQSKSKILLQLSTNTYNAYTNWGGHSLYSYHDRDGLQGHQVSFDRPINSQFGNWELPFVRWAEANGFSIDFAVNSDLEFHPEILKNYKLVLSVGHDEYWSSPMRDHLERFIRDGGNVAFFSGNTCCWQVRSGSDGRTLTSWKQTPNMDPLYRTGDHRLLSTAWSHHLVGRPENELTGVGFLWGGYHRSHGQFMDGSGAFTVHQPDHWLFKGTGLKQGDAFGGKDSIVGYECDGCEMKWIDGVATATHNDGTPQSFQILGTCEARWAPGDSYWYDRFPTDRVGAAVLGVYTSAAGGTVVTAGTTDWAHGLRGADPAVVQITKNVLDRLSQ; encoded by the coding sequence ATGGTCAAGACGACTTTTCGATTGATGATTTGGGCGACGATGATGTTCGGTGTGCTCAATCAATGCAACGCAGAACAGATGCCGCCCGCCGAACCCTATGTGTTCGGCTACACCGATCAACTCAGCTACGTTGCCGGCGAGTCCGTTGCCTTTCACCTTTCGTCCAGCCAGCCCCGTGTGGATTTGACGATCACTCGGGTCGGTGCCCAGAGAGAACAGGTCCATCGTGAGGTCGGTGTTGCGTGTGCGGCCCACCCCATTCCCGATCGGGCTTCGTCGGACGGTTGCAACTGGCCCACTGCCTGGACATTGACAGTTCCCGACGACTGGAAGACCGGCTACTACGAGGTCGCGATGAAGTCCGGTGATGACGATGACGTGCGAGGGTCTCTGTTCTTTGTCGTCCGCGCTGGTGATTCCCAATCGAAATCCAAAATCTTGCTGCAACTGTCAACCAACACCTACAACGCGTACACGAACTGGGGCGGCCACAGTCTGTACAGCTACCATGATCGCGACGGATTGCAAGGCCATCAGGTGTCGTTCGATCGGCCGATCAATTCTCAGTTCGGTAATTGGGAGTTGCCTTTTGTGCGTTGGGCTGAAGCGAACGGATTTTCGATTGACTTTGCGGTCAACAGCGACTTGGAGTTTCATCCCGAGATCCTAAAAAATTACAAGTTGGTGTTGAGTGTCGGGCACGACGAATACTGGTCTTCGCCGATGCGAGATCATCTGGAGCGTTTCATCCGTGACGGTGGCAACGTTGCGTTTTTCAGTGGCAACACCTGTTGTTGGCAAGTACGCAGTGGCAGTGATGGCCGAACGCTGACGTCATGGAAACAGACACCGAACATGGATCCGTTGTATCGTACGGGCGACCACCGTTTGCTGAGCACGGCGTGGAGCCACCACTTGGTGGGTCGACCCGAGAATGAATTGACCGGCGTCGGTTTTTTGTGGGGCGGCTACCACCGCAGCCACGGCCAGTTCATGGACGGCTCCGGCGCGTTTACCGTCCACCAACCCGATCATTGGCTGTTCAAGGGCACGGGATTGAAACAGGGCGACGCGTTCGGTGGCAAGGACAGCATCGTCGGTTACGAGTGTGACGGATGCGAAATGAAGTGGATCGACGGAGTTGCCACAGCGACGCACAACGACGGGACGCCCCAGTCGTTCCAGATCCTTGGCACCTGCGAAGCCCGTTGGGCGCCCGGCGACAGTTACTGGTACGACCGATTTCCGACCGATCGAGTGGGCGCAGCGGTGTTGGGAGTTTATACGTCCGCCGCAGGTGGCACGGTGGTGACAGCGGGCACGACCGACTGGGCCCATGGACTGCGCGGCGCGGACCCCGCGGTGGTTCAAATCACAAAGAACGTGCTGGATCGGTTGTCACAGTAG